ACAcgggtgcacacacacacatacacacacacacacatatacatgtccATGCAGCTTAAAAGCTTCCTCTCTCTTGACCTCCACTGAGTTTTAAAACAGAGCTCAGCATGAATCCACTGCACAGCCACCTGGCACTCCCTTGTCTTGCACCCCTGCCTCATTTACTGCCTATAAATGTGTTGGATCCCACTCTGTGGAATGAACAGTGAAAAAGAGAGAGGCCAAGCCAGTCTTAGAAGCCAAGTGGACCCACTGTTCCTGTATCTCAGCTTTCTCTCCCAAGGCAAAACCATGGCCTGGATGAAGCTGGTCAGGGCCTCCCCTTTTCACTCCTCTCCACACATTCCCAAGCTCTCCCTTTCCTAACCTGCCCATCACCTCTTCCCCATCATCCCTTCTCACCTACAGCAAACTTTGCTCTTAGGAAAATAACCTGGTTTCAATTATCTTCTCCATTTATGTTGAATAAGTACTCTCATTTATTTGCTCAACCAATATTCGCTGCCTATCTACTCTGCATCTATCCCTGTGCTAGGTTCTAAAGAATCCAGCAGTGAACAACACAGCCTAAATAAATCCTTCATCAAACTTACAATCAAGCAGACAGTCTACCCCATCTttcttaaagatattttatatacattcatGAGTCAGGGAAAGTACAAGGAGAGGTGGCAAGGGTTTGAGGGCATAATGTACGCAGAGACCTTCTAGGGATGCCTGTGCCAAGGCTTGGCACTTGCATAAACACTTCATGGGACCTGTACCATTCTTGAATTTGAGGCAGATGCATGTCCTGGTCATACCGCTGTTCTGGGACCTTCATTGCCCACCTGTGTATACAGTGGGAGCCTGGGGGAGCAGAGAGGCTGGCTCAGAGAGGACAGGTTTTTCAGTAGTGTACCTCTTTCCTGTCCTGTTGCAGGCTCTGTGGATACCCCCCATTCTACGAAGAAACGGAGTCTAAGCTTTTCGAGAAGATCAAGGAGGGCTACTATGAGTTTGAGTCCCCATTCTGGGATGACATTTCTGAGTCAGGTAAGGCCAGTAGGCATGAAGAAGAGATAACAGGCTCAAGGTAGAGGCTGCCAGGCAGGAGAAATGAGCTTAACAAAGGGTGACAGTCCTGGCTCTTCAAAGTCCCCGGGGATCTTACAGAACAGGCTGCCAAGGAAAGTGGAGAAATCTTCATCTGCTTCAAAGATCCAATAAATGATTTACTTCTAAGGgctatgcttttgtttttctggggtCAGAACCACAGTATGCATGATAAGGAGATGGCGGGGGGAGCGGGGGCAGTTCAGATGAGGGGCCAGGAGGGCAGAGCCAGGTGGTGAGGGGAGAGTTCCAGGCAAGAGCAGCAAAACCAAGGGGTTAGATACCAAGAAAGACCATGCAATGTCTGTGTGTGAGAGAAGATGATCATTACGTGATTGTTGGACCTGTTAAGTGGAAATTGGAGCTGGAACAATCCAGCACTCACATGTGTGCCCATGTGCCAGTGCTGGTTCCTGTTTCCAcgcaaacacatgcacatgtggtGTGCAGGCACATGGGGGCCTCATGACCAGTGATGCTTCTGCAGTGCTGTGTGGGTGAGGTGGCTTGTAGCTTCCCTTCTTTGGTGGTTTATGGTGGGTTGTTGTTAGgtggtttggattttttttcctcttctaagaCTCTTAAAATTGCCTCTTTGGAAGATCAGCTAAAGATGCATTCACTGCCACCCACCAGCCCGGAAGTGAATTTCCATCAGTCATGAAATCTGGTCCTTAGTCATCGTGTCTTTGATTGCTCCCCTTAGCCAAGGACTTTATTTGCCACTTGCTCGAGAAGGATCCGAATGAGCGGTACACCTGTGAGAAGGCCTTGAGTCACCCCTGGTGAGTGAGACATGGAGTGGACTCTAGACCCCAGCCCTGTAGTTCCCAAAACCAGGCTGACTCATTCACATTGCATTCCTCTGGAATCTGCTTGCCTTGATCCATTTAATGTTGCGACGAGCAAGGACCATGCCGTTGTTCATCAGGCCCAGGTGGAGATTCAAACAGCATTCAGTGGAGCAGGTTCTGATGCAAGGGTAGCAGCTGGGTTGTCTGGTCAAGTGCAGGAGGCAGGTGCAGCCAAGCGCTGTCATTCAGCACTGGGACAGGGTGCAATGCTCAATACCAGTAACTGAAGAGGTGCCAGGAATGGGCAACTCTGTTCTGCCCTTAAGAGCTTTGTTTTACTCAGGGATCAATAACTGTTCCAGGTGAAGTGATTTAGGAATAATTGCAAAACAACCAATTGGCAAAATAGGAAAACCTTAAAATACTTCTTCATGTTACTCCCCAACTCAATTTACAATAGCTCCCCACTTCGCACCCCAGCAAGCCTGGATTCCTTTGTCTTTCCAGTTTCCTTAATATGGCCTGACCCTATTATCTCCAGCCTCTTTTCCCAGGATCGCCAGCAAACCTCCTCTGTCCAGATAGGTCTGGGAGCTATCTCTGTCTTCCTGCCATCCCTCACCCCACATACCAAGCTCTTTCTTAACTACACCTTGGATCAGATCATTCCCACTACCTACAGTGTCCTGCTTCTTGCCCTGTATGTAGCATCCTTCAGGATCCAGATCAGTCCCTGCCCTTCCCTGAAGCCCCTGATCCCTGCAGCCCATCCCAATCTCCCCAGTTCTCTTTATTAATCACACAGCTTACCATGCATTACTACAGTCCATAGCATGAGCAACACCCCCACCTAGACTGTAGTGTCCTAGGGGTTAGGGCCCATGTCTCTTACTTCTCGAGGTCTGTTAGTAGTTGACACAGTACTATGCACACATCAGGTGTCTGAGAAACACTTAGAGACCAGTAAATAAGAGGCTAAGGGGATAGAAAAGGGGCAGCCTATACCAGATGGCCTTATTGaggaaggcttccaggaggaggtggGTTCTAGGCAAGGTTTTGAGCTAAAGGATGGTGACTACGCTAGTGCCCTCTGATGGTGGGTCCActaaactttttctataaagcagCAGACagtaaatactttaggctttCCTGTCCATACTGCATTTATGGCAACTACTCAACCCTGCTGTCACAGTGCAAAAGGAGCCACAGACAATACCTGAATTAGTGGGCACCGCTGTGTCCCCATAAAaccttatttacaaaaacaggcaatgggccGATTTGGCCTATAGGCCATAGCTTGTTGACCCTGCTCTAAAAGTTTTTGATTTTGCCAAAGCTAAAGCCCACTCTTACCTGCCCAGGGGGACAGAGAACGACTGCTTGTAGCCCTTACCTGCTGTGGGCTGCCTTTCCTCTGCATACTCTACCCAGCTCTCACTTGGACCTGCAGGCACCCTGCCCACCCCATGGCTGAGTGTCCATAGCCACCCAGTAGCCAGGTGTCCCCTCTTACATCCACAGGATTGATGGGAACACAGCCCTCCACCGGGACATCTACCCATCAGTCAGCCTCCAGATCCAGAAGAACTTTGCTAAGAGCAAGTGGAGGGTAAGCTGTCCTCTCCGAGGGGGTGGGAAAGCTGTTCTGGGCCCCTGGAGGCTGGGCTGGCAGGAGCTGACATAAGGGCTTTCCTTGCGATGTCCCAGAAGGCACTGGAGCTCACTGTACCCTCTCTGAAATGAGAAGTGGGCACCCAGGTTTCAAGAGGCCACAAGGCAATGGGAAAGTTTAAGCCCCGAGGCCCTCTGAGGTTGCAGAAGGCCAGAGGCTGCTCTTGTGTCTCCTTAGCAAGCCTTCAACGCAGCAGCTGTGGTGCACCACATGAGGAAGCTACACATGAACCTGCACAGCCCGGGCGTTCGCCCAGAGGTGGAGAACAGGCCGCCTGAGACTCAAGCCTCAGAAACCTCTAGACCCAGCTCCCCTGAGATCACCATCACTGAGGCACCAGTCGTGGACCAGAGTGTAGCAATCCCTGCTCTGACCCAATTACCCTGCCAGCATGGCCGCCGGCCCACTGCTCCTGGTGGCAGGTCCCTCAACTGCCTGGTCAACGGCTCCCTCCGCATCAGCAGCAGCCTGGTGCCCATGCATCAGGGGTCCCTGGCCGCCGGGCCCTGTGGCTGCTGCTCCAGCTGCCTGAACATTGGGAGCAAAGGAAAATCCTCCTACTGCTCTGAGCCCACACTCATCAAAAAGGCCAACAAAAAACAGTATGTATTTTTAGCCAAAGATAGAGCCCCAGCTTGGGTCTGAAAGAAATCGGCCAACAGGACTGAAAGAAATGGACACAAAGGCCTCTCCCACTTGCAGGCAGCTCTACAGGGAGGGATGAGTTCTGGGTCAGGGGGCAGGGAAAACGCTTCTAGCCCTGTCcccatcacttactagctgtgaggCCATTGATGAGTCAGTGAATGTCTCTGCTTCtagtttgttcatctgtaaaatggattgAAGTCTATTTATTTACTCAGCCTGCCTCACAGAGGTGCTATAAAAGGTTAGTGAAGCAATAGAGATGATAAAAGCCTACAGAAAACTGGGTATGTGCAAGTGGTGAGCATCAAATTCCCTGAGTTTCTAGGGCCTCTGTGCTTTGGAGGAGAAAGGTTAGGGGGGCTTGGTTACCTTTATCTTTTCTGCAGGGTCTTGAACTTTCTGAACCTCATGAGGGGAGAGCTGAGTGGATGCCACAGGCACAGAGAACTACCACCTCTGCCCTGCCCCATTAACTCTTCTTCTCCCCTCAAATACTTCAAAGGTTGTTGCTTCATTTCCTTTCTAGGAATTTCAAGTCGGAGGTCATGGTACCAGTTAAAGCCAGCGGCAGCTCCCACTGCCGGGCAGGGCAGACTGGAGTCTGTCTCATTATGTGATTCCTGGAGACTGTGCCTGTGTCATTGCAATTTTCAGGTGAGGAGGGTCACAGTGTGAGGCTTGGGGAAAGTTTCTGTCCCAGAGGAGAGCCCCATACCAGAGTGTGAGTGATGGGGTCTGAAGTGGCAGCCCCACCCTCACTCTGAGCCCCTTTCTCTTGCAGGAGACATGTTCAACTCCTCTGCTCTTCCAAACCTGGTGTCTATCCagcagagggaggaaggcagagcaAGTAGAGCAGGGCCTAGCAGGAGCGGTTTCTGGCCGAAAGCACCAGCCTGCTGCCAGCAGGACAGCCCCTCACAGGAGGCCCGCGAGGGAGCCCCAAGGCATGGAGCCTTGTTGAAGCTGTGAGCAGGAGGAGTGGCGCCTGCGGGCTTCCAGGTCTCCCTGACCTGCCTGCTCTATGCCCCTACACCCTACGTGCCGTGGCTCTGTGCAGTGT
The genomic region above belongs to Piliocolobus tephrosceles isolate RC106 chromosome 1, ASM277652v3, whole genome shotgun sequence and contains:
- the CAMK1G gene encoding calcium/calmodulin-dependent protein kinase type 1G: MGRKEEDDCSSWKKQTTNIRKTFIFMEVLGSGAFSEVFLVKQRLTGKLFALKCIKKSPAFRDSSLENEIAVLKKIKHENIVTLEDIYESTTHYYLVMQLVSGGELFDRILERGVYTEKDASLVIQQVLSAVKYLHENGIVHRDLKPENLLYLTPEENSKIMITDFGLSKMEQNGIMSTACGTPGYVAPEVLAQKPYSKAVDCWSIGVITYILLCGYPPFYEETESKLFEKIKEGYYEFESPFWDDISESAKDFICHLLEKDPNERYTCEKALSHPWIDGNTALHRDIYPSVSLQIQKNFAKSKWRQAFNAAAVVHHMRKLHMNLHSPGVRPEVENRPPETQASETSRPSSPEITITEAPVVDQSVAIPALTQLPCQHGRRPTAPGGRSLNCLVNGSLRISSSLVPMHQGSLAAGPCGCCSSCLNIGSKGKSSYCSEPTLIKKANKKQNFKSEVMVPVKASGSSHCRAGQTGVCLIM